In Scylla paramamosain isolate STU-SP2022 chromosome 29, ASM3559412v1, whole genome shotgun sequence, a genomic segment contains:
- the LOC135115489 gene encoding ribosome-releasing factor 2, mitochondrial-like isoform X1, whose product MSVAAVCGRVWWWRCVSAGVCVSPPLRHLHLTHTRHCPQPPGNNGPPPAPLRDHLQSLDHIRNIGIMAHIDAGKTTTTERMLFYGGVTRTLGEVHHGDTVMDYLDQERERGITITSAAITLPWADHRINLVDTPGHVDFTMEVERSLRVLDGAVAILDASAGVEAQTLTVWRQADRYRVPRFIYLNKMDKPAASVSLCLSSIRDKLHVLPLLLHLPLGQGKLFRGLVDLVTLQRLEWDLSSSDRGRQYLQRALTPEEEVWDEAQLARCELIDKLADLDTPLAEYVLEQESLENVPAPLMREAVRRVTLSQEAVPVLVGSSYKNVGVQPMMNAVVDFLPSPRDATQPPALSLYTPNLCALAFKIVHDKQRGGILTYLRVYSGCLEKGQRVYNVNGSRSEKLGQVLIAYADHYKEVASVEAGNIVVVTGLKGTNTGDTLVASQAVASAAKKKLAVTGDEDTTPTLLGVEVPDPVFFCSVEAPSTSQQKALEMALVQLEREDPSLHVTQDEETGQTVLSGMGELHLEIIRDRIHKEHKVDAELGPLQVAYRETCGVPVTHTLQVDKMIGDSRQQVKIVLSISPSQDHKFKSVSFEYSADNQENLQSLRRYHLSAINRGVSSGLRSGPVLGCPVVDVKVGLHWFEVRPGTSETMVAAAAAQCLQQVLAEGGCQLMEPIMVLEIVAEEDHTSTLLADLSRRRANVLHISHRHNMRVLLVECPLAELLGYSTAIRTLSSGTASFSMELSHYKLVNASQQAAVIEAVTGFQPL is encoded by the exons ATGAGCGTGGCGGCGGTGTGTggcagggtgtggtggtggcggtgtgtgtctgctggggtgtgtgtgtcgccgcCTCTGAGACACTTGCATCTCACACATACCAG ACACTGCCCACAGCCCCCCGGCAACAATGGTCCCCCTCCAGCACCACTCCGGGACCACCTGCAGAGCCTCGACCACATCCGGAATATTGGCATCATGGCACACATTGATGCAG GcaagaccaccaccacggaACGCATGTTGTTCTACGGGGGAGTGACCAGAACGCTGGGGGAGGTGCACCACGGGGACACTGTCATGGACTACTTGGACCAGGAGCGGGAGAGAG GGATCACCATCACCTCAGCCGCCATCACCCTGCCCTGGGCTGACCACCGCATCAACCTTGTGGACACGCCAGGCCATGTGGACTTCACCATGGAGGTGGAGCGTTCTCTCAGAGTGCTGGATGGGGCCGTGGCCATCCTGGATGCTTCTGCTG GTGTGGAGGCACAAACACTGACGGTGTGGCGGCAGGCAGACCGCTACAGGGTGCCTCGCTTCATCTACCTCAACAAGATGGACAAGCCCGCTGCCAGTGTGTCCCTCTGCCTCAGCTCCATCAGGGACAAGCTGCATGTCCTGCCACTTCTGCTACACCTCCCCCTGGGCCAGGGCAAGCTGTTCCGTGGCCTGGTGGACCTCGTCACTTTGCAGAGGCTGGAGTGGGACCTCAGCTCAAG TGACCGTGGCAGACAGTACCTCCAGCGTGCCCTCACcccagaggaggaggtgtgggacGAGGCACAGCTGGCCCGGTGTGAGTTGATAGACAAGCTGGCAGACCTGGACACACCCCTGGCAGAGTATGTGCTGGAGCAGGAGTCCCTGGAGAATGTGCCTGCCCCGCTGATGAGGGAGGCTGTCCGCAGGGTGACTCTCAGCCAG GAAGCCGTGCCAGTACTGGTGGGAAGCTCCTACAAGAATGTGGGTGTGCAGCCGATGATGAATGCTGTGGTggacttccttccctcccccagaGATGCCACTCAGCCCCCTGCCCTCAGCCTCTACACCCCCAACCTGTGTGCCTTGGCCTTCAAGATCGTCCATGACAAACAAAGAGGAGGCATTCTGACGTACCTGCGTGTCTATTCTGGCTGCTTGGAAAAG GGCCAGCGAGTGTACAACGTAAATGGAAGCCGCAGCGAGAAGTTGGGTCAGGTCCTCATTGCATATGCTGATCACTACAAGGAAGTGGCATCAGTGGAGGCCGGGAACATTGTGGTCGTCACTGGGCTGAAg GGCACCAACACGGGAGACACACTGGTGGCGAGTCAGGCAGTGGCCAGCGCAGCCAAGAAGAAGCTGGCTGTGACGGGGGATGAGGACACAACACCCACGCTGCTTGGTGTTGAGGTGCCTGATCCAGTCTTCTTCTGCTCTGTGG AGGCACCATCAACTTCCCAGCAGAAGGCCCTGGAGATGGCACTAGTCCAGCTGGAGAGGGAGGACCCAAGCTTGCATGTCACCCAGGATGAGGAGACAGGCCAGACAGTGCTCTCAG GAATGGGGGAACTGCATTTGGAGATCATTCGTGACAGGATACACAAGGAACACAAGGTGGACGCAGAGCTGGGCCCGCTGCAGGTGGCGTACCGGGAGACCTGCGGTGTCCCTGTCACACACACGCTCCAGGTGGACAAGATGATTG GAGACAGCCGGCAGCAGGTTAAGATTgtcctctccatttctccttcccaaGACCACAAGTTCAAGTCTGTCTCCTTTGAGTATTCTGCAGACAACCAGGAG AACCTTCAGTCTCTGCGCCGCTACCACCTCTCAGCCATCAACCGGGGTGTCAGCTCAGGCCTCAGGAGCGGGCCAGTACTGGGCTGCCCGGTGGTGGATGTCAAAGTTGGCCTGCACTGGTTTGAGGTCAGGCCGGGCACCTCCGAGACcatggttgctgctgctgctgctcagtgTCTCCAACAG GTCCTGGCAGAAGGAGGATGCCAGCTGATGGAGCCAATCATGGTGCTGGAGATTGTAGCGGAGGAGGACCACACCTCCACTCTGCTGGCTGATCTTTCCCGTAGAAGGGCAAACGTCCTGCACATATCCCATCGCCACAATATGAGG GTGTTGCTGGTGGAGTGTCCCCTTGCTGAACTCCTGGGCTACTCTACTGCCATCCGTACCCTGTCGTCGGGCACAG
- the LOC135115489 gene encoding ribosome-releasing factor 2, mitochondrial-like isoform X2: MLFYGGVTRTLGEVHHGDTVMDYLDQERERGITITSAAITLPWADHRINLVDTPGHVDFTMEVERSLRVLDGAVAILDASAGVEAQTLTVWRQADRYRVPRFIYLNKMDKPAASVSLCLSSIRDKLHVLPLLLHLPLGQGKLFRGLVDLVTLQRLEWDLSSSDRGRQYLQRALTPEEEVWDEAQLARCELIDKLADLDTPLAEYVLEQESLENVPAPLMREAVRRVTLSQEAVPVLVGSSYKNVGVQPMMNAVVDFLPSPRDATQPPALSLYTPNLCALAFKIVHDKQRGGILTYLRVYSGCLEKGQRVYNVNGSRSEKLGQVLIAYADHYKEVASVEAGNIVVVTGLKGTNTGDTLVASQAVASAAKKKLAVTGDEDTTPTLLGVEVPDPVFFCSVEAPSTSQQKALEMALVQLEREDPSLHVTQDEETGQTVLSGMGELHLEIIRDRIHKEHKVDAELGPLQVAYRETCGVPVTHTLQVDKMIGDSRQQVKIVLSISPSQDHKFKSVSFEYSADNQENLQSLRRYHLSAINRGVSSGLRSGPVLGCPVVDVKVGLHWFEVRPGTSETMVAAAAAQCLQQVLAEGGCQLMEPIMVLEIVAEEDHTSTLLADLSRRRANVLHISHRHNMRVLLVECPLAELLGYSTAIRTLSSGTASFSMELSHYKLVNASQQAAVIEAVTGFQPL, translated from the exons ATGTTGTTCTACGGGGGAGTGACCAGAACGCTGGGGGAGGTGCACCACGGGGACACTGTCATGGACTACTTGGACCAGGAGCGGGAGAGAG GGATCACCATCACCTCAGCCGCCATCACCCTGCCCTGGGCTGACCACCGCATCAACCTTGTGGACACGCCAGGCCATGTGGACTTCACCATGGAGGTGGAGCGTTCTCTCAGAGTGCTGGATGGGGCCGTGGCCATCCTGGATGCTTCTGCTG GTGTGGAGGCACAAACACTGACGGTGTGGCGGCAGGCAGACCGCTACAGGGTGCCTCGCTTCATCTACCTCAACAAGATGGACAAGCCCGCTGCCAGTGTGTCCCTCTGCCTCAGCTCCATCAGGGACAAGCTGCATGTCCTGCCACTTCTGCTACACCTCCCCCTGGGCCAGGGCAAGCTGTTCCGTGGCCTGGTGGACCTCGTCACTTTGCAGAGGCTGGAGTGGGACCTCAGCTCAAG TGACCGTGGCAGACAGTACCTCCAGCGTGCCCTCACcccagaggaggaggtgtgggacGAGGCACAGCTGGCCCGGTGTGAGTTGATAGACAAGCTGGCAGACCTGGACACACCCCTGGCAGAGTATGTGCTGGAGCAGGAGTCCCTGGAGAATGTGCCTGCCCCGCTGATGAGGGAGGCTGTCCGCAGGGTGACTCTCAGCCAG GAAGCCGTGCCAGTACTGGTGGGAAGCTCCTACAAGAATGTGGGTGTGCAGCCGATGATGAATGCTGTGGTggacttccttccctcccccagaGATGCCACTCAGCCCCCTGCCCTCAGCCTCTACACCCCCAACCTGTGTGCCTTGGCCTTCAAGATCGTCCATGACAAACAAAGAGGAGGCATTCTGACGTACCTGCGTGTCTATTCTGGCTGCTTGGAAAAG GGCCAGCGAGTGTACAACGTAAATGGAAGCCGCAGCGAGAAGTTGGGTCAGGTCCTCATTGCATATGCTGATCACTACAAGGAAGTGGCATCAGTGGAGGCCGGGAACATTGTGGTCGTCACTGGGCTGAAg GGCACCAACACGGGAGACACACTGGTGGCGAGTCAGGCAGTGGCCAGCGCAGCCAAGAAGAAGCTGGCTGTGACGGGGGATGAGGACACAACACCCACGCTGCTTGGTGTTGAGGTGCCTGATCCAGTCTTCTTCTGCTCTGTGG AGGCACCATCAACTTCCCAGCAGAAGGCCCTGGAGATGGCACTAGTCCAGCTGGAGAGGGAGGACCCAAGCTTGCATGTCACCCAGGATGAGGAGACAGGCCAGACAGTGCTCTCAG GAATGGGGGAACTGCATTTGGAGATCATTCGTGACAGGATACACAAGGAACACAAGGTGGACGCAGAGCTGGGCCCGCTGCAGGTGGCGTACCGGGAGACCTGCGGTGTCCCTGTCACACACACGCTCCAGGTGGACAAGATGATTG GAGACAGCCGGCAGCAGGTTAAGATTgtcctctccatttctccttcccaaGACCACAAGTTCAAGTCTGTCTCCTTTGAGTATTCTGCAGACAACCAGGAG AACCTTCAGTCTCTGCGCCGCTACCACCTCTCAGCCATCAACCGGGGTGTCAGCTCAGGCCTCAGGAGCGGGCCAGTACTGGGCTGCCCGGTGGTGGATGTCAAAGTTGGCCTGCACTGGTTTGAGGTCAGGCCGGGCACCTCCGAGACcatggttgctgctgctgctgctcagtgTCTCCAACAG GTCCTGGCAGAAGGAGGATGCCAGCTGATGGAGCCAATCATGGTGCTGGAGATTGTAGCGGAGGAGGACCACACCTCCACTCTGCTGGCTGATCTTTCCCGTAGAAGGGCAAACGTCCTGCACATATCCCATCGCCACAATATGAGG GTGTTGCTGGTGGAGTGTCCCCTTGCTGAACTCCTGGGCTACTCTACTGCCATCCGTACCCTGTCGTCGGGCACAG